The window ATCGACTCGAGGTTGGCCTCGGCTCGCTCGACCTGCGAGTCGGCGACGAACACCACCCCGTCCACGCCCTTCAGGATGAGCTTCCGGCTGGCGTTGTAGTACACCTGACCGGGCACCGTGTAGAGGTGGAACCGCGTGCGGAAGCCGCGGATCGTGCCCAGGTCCACCGGGAGGAAATCGAAAAAGAGCGTGCGCTCGGTTTCGGTGGCCAGGGAAATGAGCTTCCCGCGCGTGGACGGCGAGACCTTGCCGTACACGTACTCCAAGTTCGTGGTCTTGCCGCCGAGCCCGGGGCCGTAGAACACGATTTTGCAGTTGATTTCGCGGGACGCGTAATTGATCATCGACATGCGCGCGCGTCCTTACTGAAAGAGCCGGTCGATCTCGTCCTCGGCACCGGCGAGGAATCCGGGCGGCGTCGACGACGCGCTTTCGCCCCGCGCGAAGACGGCCTCGAAAATCTTCGAGAGCTCGTCCACGGCGGACTTCATGCGCAGTCGCACGAGCCCGAGCGTGGTGCGGTTGTCGAACAGCACCACGAGGATGACCCGGCGCGCGATGTCGGCCAGGTACATCGATTCGCGTTCACCCTGGTGAAACAGCACGTTGAAGTCGCTCTCGCCGATCAGGCGCGCGAGCTGATCATTCGCGCTGAAGTCGGCCGCCGTGAGCGTGGCGAACGCCGTCGCATCGAAGTGCGGCGGCTCGCCGACGGTGGCCACGAGCTGCCCACTGCGATCGACGAGCAGCGCACAGCGCGCCTTGGCGTCGTACAGAAACCGCTGCAGGGTGATCGTAATGGCCCCGAAGTCATCCTCGGTGAACGACCAGGTGGCAGCGCCAATGGGCATGAACGGATGGGCGAAGGGCTCGGGCTCCCCCGCCGGCGATACGCGACACTCGTCACGCGGCCGGCATGGCGGAGGGACAACGGGCGACGCTACGAACGTAACAACCGTTCCGTCCGGCGCAGAACCCCTCGAGCCCGCCGGCGTAGCAACGGGTGAGGTTCCCAGGCCAGATAGTCCCGCAGGAGCCGCGCACTATCAACGCTTGGATGCGCCCGAAGGTAACCGAGCGCGGCCAGCCGCCGGAGGGGTTCGGAATGAAAGAGGGCACGACGGTGACGGCGCTGCTGGGCGCTCCACGCCACCATGCCGGCGGCGACCCCCACGAGCAGCCCCAATCCCAGCCAGCTGCGGTCTGAAAGCCCCCCGGACTGCCGAATCACGCGCCGCATGCCCTGCCCCCTCCCTTCACGGTCTGCCGGCCCGGCCGGCGGACCCCGGGTGGGTCGGCCCGGCCGGTCGGTTACGGCATATCCCGCCGTGCGGCGAGCGCCTGGGCGATCGTAACCCCGTCGGCATACTCGAGGTCCCCACCGACCGGCAGGCCGCGCGCGATGCGGGTGACCCGTACCCCATGCGAGACGAGCTGTCGCTGTACATACAGCGCCGTCGCCTCCCCCTCGAGCGAGGGATTGGTGGCCAGGATGACCTCCTGCACCCCCTCGGGGCCGATCCGGGACAGGAGCCCCCCGATGGTGAGATCGTCGGGCCCCACGCCATCCAGCGGCGACAGGCGCCCCCCAAGGACGTGGTAGAGCCCGCGATATTCGCCGGCCCGCTCGATGGAGGCGATATCGCTGGCCTCCTCCACCACGCAGATGATGGCGGCATCACGCCGGGGGTCAGCGCACAGCGCGCACAGCGGGGCTTCGGTGAGGTTGTGGCAGCGGTCGCAGGGGCGCACGCGCTCGGTAAGCTGCACCAGCGCCTCCGCCAGCCGCCGGCTCTGCCCGGCCGGTTGCCGGAGGAGATGATAGGTCAGCCGCAGCGCCGTCTTCCGCCCGATCCCGGGGAGACGCGCCAGCTCGCTGGTGAGATCGTCGATGGCCGACACGTGCGCCGAAAACTCAGAACGGCAGCTTGAACGGCAGATCGATGCCGCCGGTGACCTTCTGCAGCTCCATCTGCATCGCTTCGGCCGCCTTCTTCTGCGCTTCGGCCACCGCGACCACGATCAGATCTTCGAGCATCTCGATGTCGTTCGCATTCACGACCGACGGTTCGAGCTTGATGCGCTTGAGCTGCATCTTCCCATCCACTTCGGCGACGACCATGCCGCCGCCGGCAAGTGCGGAGAACGTGCGGTTGCCCATCTCTTCCTGCATCGACTGCATGCGGGCCTGCATGTCCTTCACTTGGCCCATCATCTTGAATAAGTCCATCGTGTCGTCCAGCCCTCGTTGTGAACTGATCAGTTTGGGGTTTGGAGTTTGAGGTTTGGGGTTGTGAGTTTCCACTCGCCCTAGTCCAACAACTCCAGCTCCAGCGCCTTCACGGCGGCTTCCAGTAATGGATCCTTGCTCGCCATCTGTTCCGTGCGTTGCTGCTGCACGTCGTGCGCGGTGAGGCGCTTGGTGGGCCGCGGCGCGGCCGGCGCGGCGGGGGCCACGCCGTGTGACGTGAGATTGAACGTGGTGAGGCCGGGGAGCACCTGCCGCAGCGCGGCGAGTACGTCGGCGCGGGCGTTCTCGGCCATCGTGGCCCACGTGTCGTCGCTCAGCTCATACCCGATGCTGAGCGCGCCGGTGCCGTTCACGGCGAGGGGCTTGAGCCGCTGCACGGCTTCGGCCACCATGCCGCGCCCCTTGGCGCGCAGCGCATCGGCTACGGCACTCCAGCGCTGCTGCACCTGCCCGAGTTC of the Gemmatimonadaceae bacterium genome contains:
- a CDS encoding gliding-motility protein MglA, translated to MSMINYASREINCKIVFYGPGLGGKTTNLEYVYGKVSPSTRGKLISLATETERTLFFDFLPVDLGTIRGFRTRFHLYTVPGQVYYNASRKLILKGVDGVVFVADSQVERAEANLESMQNLYDNMAAYGYDLTRMPFVIQYNKRDLPNSASLAELQSMLNPGWEVTDPTRMRPLADPFRPGEFLVSQLPTGEWVERVPYFEAVAVTGDGVFDTLKAVSKLVLKTLA
- a CDS encoding roadblock/LC7 domain-containing protein, producing the protein MPIGAATWSFTEDDFGAITITLQRFLYDAKARCALLVDRSGQLVATVGEPPHFDATAFATLTAADFSANDQLARLIGESDFNVLFHQGERESMYLADIARRVILVVLFDNRTTLGLVRLRMKSAVDELSKIFEAVFARGESASSTPPGFLAGAEDEIDRLFQ
- the recR gene encoding recombination mediator RecR, producing MSAIDDLTSELARLPGIGRKTALRLTYHLLRQPAGQSRRLAEALVQLTERVRPCDRCHNLTEAPLCALCADPRRDAAIICVVEEASDIASIERAGEYRGLYHVLGGRLSPLDGVGPDDLTIGGLLSRIGPEGVQEVILATNPSLEGEATALYVQRQLVSHGVRVTRIARGLPVGGDLEYADGVTIAQALAARRDMP
- a CDS encoding YbaB/EbfC family nucleoid-associated protein translates to MDLFKMMGQVKDMQARMQSMQEEMGNRTFSALAGGGMVVAEVDGKMQLKRIKLEPSVVNANDIEMLEDLIVVAVAEAQKKAAEAMQMELQKVTGGIDLPFKLPF